A region of Nitrospira sp. DNA encodes the following proteins:
- a CDS encoding Mrp/NBP35 family ATP-binding protein, with amino-acid sequence MADEHGHGAQQPQVKDNLIPGVKQVIAVSSGKGGVGKSTVAANLACALAVAGAKVGLLDADLYGPNIPMMMGSTAGPEQKDGKIVPVENYGVKLISMAFLVPEEAPLVWRGPMVHQYLQAFFRDVLWGDLDYLLIDLPPGTGDVQLSLSQMVPLAGAITVTTPQEVALYDVRKGMAMFQKVNVPLLGIIENMSYFVCGHCGERTEIFSHGGGERAAAKLAVPFLGRIPIDPAIRDGGDTGHPIVVSDPASPQAEAFRGIAKKIMQELGGTGKAGQSIDSLLKKIKQPFSSN; translated from the coding sequence ATGGCTGACGAACATGGTCATGGGGCACAACAGCCTCAGGTAAAAGATAATTTGATCCCCGGCGTGAAGCAGGTCATCGCGGTGAGCAGCGGAAAAGGAGGAGTCGGCAAATCAACCGTGGCGGCGAACCTGGCCTGTGCGTTGGCCGTGGCCGGTGCCAAGGTAGGGCTGTTGGACGCCGACCTGTACGGCCCCAACATTCCGATGATGATGGGGAGTACGGCCGGACCGGAACAGAAAGACGGCAAGATTGTTCCGGTCGAGAATTACGGGGTGAAGCTGATTTCCATGGCGTTTCTGGTGCCGGAAGAAGCCCCGCTGGTTTGGCGCGGTCCGATGGTCCATCAGTATCTGCAAGCGTTCTTCCGCGATGTGCTCTGGGGGGACCTGGATTATTTACTTATCGACTTGCCGCCTGGTACCGGTGACGTGCAGCTATCCTTGTCACAGATGGTTCCGTTAGCCGGAGCTATTACCGTGACCACGCCGCAAGAAGTCGCGCTCTACGACGTTCGTAAGGGTATGGCGATGTTCCAGAAAGTAAATGTTCCGCTCCTAGGTATCATCGAAAATATGAGTTATTTTGTCTGTGGTCACTGCGGTGAGCGGACGGAGATCTTTTCACATGGAGGAGGGGAGCGAGCGGCGGCCAAGCTCGCGGTGCCGTTCCTCGGGCGGATCCCAATCGATCCAGCCATTAGGGATGGGGGAGATACCGGTCATCCGATCGTCGTCTCTGATCCGGCATCTCCTCAGGCCGAGGCGTTTCGGGGGATCGCAAAGAAAATCATGCAAGAGCTGGGTGGGACCGGGAAAGCCGGACAGTCCATCGATAGTTTGCTCAAGAAGATCAAGCAACCGTTCAGCAGCAATTGA
- a CDS encoding Rieske 2Fe-2S domain-containing protein has product MAEFVRVAATADVKPGHGIVAEANGKTLALFNVDGTIHAINNTCCHREGPLGEGELEGNIVTCPWHGWRYNVITGACINNPSAKVEAYQVKIEGGDVKVLLEQ; this is encoded by the coding sequence ATGGCGGAGTTCGTGCGAGTGGCGGCTACGGCAGATGTAAAACCTGGGCATGGGATTGTGGCAGAAGCGAACGGAAAGACGCTGGCCCTATTTAACGTGGACGGGACGATTCATGCGATCAACAATACCTGTTGCCATCGAGAGGGGCCGTTGGGAGAGGGAGAGTTGGAAGGCAACATCGTCACCTGCCCCTGGCATGGCTGGCGATACAACGTGATCACTGGGGCTTGCATCAACAATCCATCCGCAAAGGTAGAGGCCTATCAGGTGAAGATCGAAGGCGGCGATGTGAAGGTTTTACTTGAACAATGA
- a CDS encoding Xaa-Pro peptidase family protein codes for MKRSTISQPEAATLFIAASEQDSNLYYATRFVAPDPFIYLEIKGERLMVMSDLEMDRARTQSSVDRVLSYSEIEEKAKKQGIKSPTTVDIVHIVLKEFKVRRLLVPANFPFIHATRLQELGYSLKPKRDPFYEQRVIKNVEEVRSIELSQRATEDAVASAHDLLRRATIRDGELWFDGALLTSERVKQLINVTLMERNCVAQHTIVAGGEQACDPHNEGSGPLPAHGSIIFDVFPRSATTRYFADMSRTVIRGTASSELKRLYGAVKDAQEDAIDQIKDGADGMKIHQGICARFEKAGYKTGLMNGRMQGYFHGTGHGVGLDIHEAPRISRTGSLLQEGHVVTVEPGLYYPGLGAVRIEDMVLVTKDGCRNLTNFPKVFELG; via the coding sequence ATGAAACGCTCCACGATCTCACAACCAGAGGCGGCCACACTGTTCATCGCGGCCAGCGAGCAGGACTCGAACCTGTACTACGCCACGCGCTTCGTGGCGCCGGACCCGTTCATCTACCTCGAAATCAAAGGTGAGCGGTTGATGGTCATGAGCGATCTGGAAATGGATCGTGCCAGGACCCAATCTTCAGTGGATCGAGTATTGTCTTATTCTGAAATCGAAGAGAAGGCGAAGAAACAGGGGATCAAGAGCCCGACGACGGTTGATATCGTGCACATCGTGTTAAAGGAGTTCAAAGTCCGCCGCCTGTTGGTGCCGGCCAATTTCCCGTTCATTCACGCCACGCGATTACAGGAGTTGGGGTACAGTCTCAAACCAAAACGCGATCCTTTCTACGAACAGCGCGTCATAAAAAACGTGGAGGAGGTTCGATCCATCGAGCTCTCCCAGCGGGCCACTGAGGACGCGGTGGCCTCGGCGCATGACCTGCTGAGACGGGCGACCATCCGGGATGGGGAGCTGTGGTTTGACGGAGCGCTGTTGACATCTGAGCGGGTCAAGCAGTTGATCAATGTCACACTCATGGAGCGGAACTGTGTGGCTCAGCATACGATTGTAGCTGGTGGGGAACAAGCCTGTGATCCGCACAACGAAGGGAGCGGACCGTTGCCGGCTCATGGCAGCATTATTTTCGATGTGTTCCCTCGTTCAGCGACGACTCGCTATTTTGCCGACATGTCCCGTACGGTGATACGCGGGACGGCGAGTTCGGAACTCAAGCGGTTGTATGGTGCTGTGAAGGATGCCCAGGAAGATGCCATCGACCAGATCAAGGACGGCGCCGATGGAATGAAGATCCACCAAGGTATCTGTGCCCGATTTGAAAAGGCAGGGTACAAGACCGGCTTGATGAACGGCCGCATGCAGGGGTATTTTCACGGAACCGGACATGGTGTGGGGCTTGATATCCACGAGGCGCCACGGATCAGTCGAACTGGGTCACTCCTCCAAGAGGGCCACGTCGTCACGGTCGAACCAGGACTGTATTATCCAGGATTGGGAGCAGTCCGAATCGAGGACATGGTGCTCGTGACGAAGGACGGTTGCCGCAATCTCACCAATTTTCCCAAAGTCTTCGAGCTCGGATAG
- a CDS encoding AsmA-like C-terminal domain-containing protein, producing MSRIRLAFLVILALVVLAGTFLSFSRELTGQNYLKDFVLDQLEESLGRKIDVRHIKFVIFPSIRVELSEVAVHDPRSDQLVLMAKRINLVLRFLPLLKKQIVGKRLLIEEPTLTLRRDESGRWNLLDGLNGQGDTDQQTMELMARTFMIREATLVNGTITVVDAARPDGIRSIKLEHVELKLLVRPDRNLAELHLSADHQGQGEPGLSALSLDGVVKRAEPTLSLSGEQTTESATGFQFEGQIDAADLRIRDAADFLGPRPVSKNLQGALNLKGTVRVMPGVAGYDMVLSDMTAHLNNIALKGKANLAGLLTPQPTFAVTFSSSPVALPQLLKTISPDWIHRQLPALLVDRQIDGKVQVVNATLTGSTTTGLQLSTIGEFHLSEGRGLIGRDRIAAKDLAAVVVVETGRVRITKVSGMYGAMHITGGKGEVSFLDAGPWAELEITGETAATHLVEYFVKTVKAERAGQWLAGIRDAEGTVQSTFRLMGPLNQSGGITYAGGEITADQVSFTHVNWPERLTGMQGRVVFADGFTQFDQITGHLGGTDVQVQGTITGGGTSRFQDFVIRTSGEAAQMMRLFHATALGQRSFEGTISSTVAFSGLTARPHIRGSVVLDGAKVVVGAMEKPVGPHATVEFEGVMPQATTIKLHRVELVLPALTIPAKGTMQLGNGFMIDMAVATGTVSVASLPEWMPKGGLEAGNLEVSLDIKGRETDWRTWKIAGWMGLTNGLMQAKGIDGHLQDLYARVKLARNEVELKRLSFKVHGSDVAIEAVIQNWMTKPIITGKIESNQLDLSLVIPKGERTPIREFLETLAATGHLTMSASIARGHYRHMKVGALTARINILDGVLDIDRLSAESTHGQVAGRLVLHLPRKAPADFDLSFRATGVEFEDLMSLTNAQVHGVSGEARFSGMLRGHGRNPHGVYPSLNGKVELLLENGRILKSNERAIWKIISLLNLPAVLQGKVDLEKEGLPYNRISAIVAIQDGMFQTESLIIDSPILKITAAGNYDLPTDQLDLVVAVSPFGSYSQFLKTIPLFGRIVAGDRKGIATAMFTVKGAMENPDVTYLPVKSFASGLSGLAQLAVDVLTNTLTLPIDLVTPDEESGVRPKDMTSSPAPAVP from the coding sequence GTGTCCCGTATTCGGCTTGCCTTCCTCGTCATACTGGCCCTCGTCGTGTTGGCCGGAACATTTCTCTCGTTTTCAAGGGAACTGACCGGTCAAAACTATCTCAAGGACTTTGTTCTCGATCAACTCGAGGAGAGTCTGGGCCGGAAAATCGACGTTCGTCACATCAAGTTCGTCATCTTCCCTAGTATTCGTGTGGAGTTGTCCGAAGTCGCGGTTCATGATCCACGGTCAGATCAGCTGGTGCTGATGGCGAAACGGATCAATCTGGTCTTGCGTTTCTTGCCGCTTTTGAAAAAGCAAATTGTCGGAAAACGGTTGTTGATTGAGGAACCGACGCTCACTCTTCGACGGGACGAAAGCGGTCGTTGGAATCTCCTGGACGGGTTAAACGGGCAAGGGGATACCGACCAGCAAACGATGGAGCTGATGGCACGGACGTTCATGATCAGAGAGGCGACGCTCGTCAACGGAACGATCACGGTTGTTGATGCGGCCAGACCTGACGGCATTCGGTCCATCAAGTTAGAGCATGTCGAGCTTAAGTTGCTGGTCCGCCCTGATCGCAACCTCGCCGAATTGCACCTGTCAGCGGATCACCAAGGGCAAGGAGAACCAGGCCTATCCGCTCTGTCGCTGGATGGCGTCGTCAAACGAGCAGAACCAACGCTGTCGTTGTCCGGCGAACAAACGACGGAATCGGCCACAGGATTTCAGTTTGAAGGACAGATTGACGCCGCCGATCTTAGGATACGGGACGCAGCCGACTTTCTTGGTCCCAGGCCGGTTTCGAAGAATCTTCAAGGAGCGTTAAATCTTAAGGGTACCGTCCGCGTCATGCCGGGTGTTGCCGGATATGACATGGTCCTGTCCGACATGACCGCTCATTTAAATAACATTGCGCTGAAAGGAAAGGCCAATCTGGCCGGCCTTCTGACTCCTCAACCGACGTTTGCCGTCACGTTCAGCAGTTCTCCTGTTGCCCTTCCCCAGCTACTAAAAACCATTTCCCCTGACTGGATCCATCGGCAGCTTCCAGCCTTGCTGGTTGATCGTCAGATCGACGGCAAGGTGCAAGTGGTGAACGCGACGCTCACCGGGTCAACGACGACCGGTCTCCAACTATCGACGATCGGGGAGTTCCATCTCAGCGAAGGTCGAGGTTTGATCGGCCGGGATCGGATAGCGGCGAAAGACCTTGCTGCCGTGGTGGTGGTCGAGACAGGGCGTGTTCGTATCACCAAGGTAAGCGGAATGTATGGGGCGATGCATATCACCGGTGGGAAAGGGGAGGTGTCGTTTCTCGACGCAGGTCCATGGGCGGAACTGGAGATCACGGGAGAGACGGCGGCAACTCATCTTGTCGAATATTTTGTGAAGACGGTGAAAGCGGAACGAGCCGGGCAGTGGTTAGCCGGTATTCGTGATGCAGAGGGAACAGTTCAGTCGACGTTTCGTTTGATGGGACCGTTGAACCAGTCCGGCGGGATCACGTATGCCGGTGGGGAAATTACGGCTGACCAAGTCAGTTTCACCCATGTGAATTGGCCTGAGCGTTTGACCGGGATGCAGGGAAGAGTTGTCTTCGCCGATGGGTTCACACAGTTTGATCAAATCACCGGACATCTCGGCGGGACCGATGTCCAAGTCCAAGGGACCATCACAGGTGGAGGGACAAGCCGGTTCCAAGACTTTGTGATTCGCACAAGCGGTGAGGCGGCGCAGATGATGCGGCTGTTCCACGCCACGGCGCTCGGACAGCGCTCGTTCGAAGGGACGATCAGCTCGACGGTGGCGTTCTCCGGTCTCACGGCGAGACCTCATATCCGCGGGTCCGTTGTGTTGGATGGCGCAAAAGTGGTGGTTGGAGCAATGGAAAAACCCGTCGGCCCTCACGCGACGGTGGAATTCGAGGGCGTCATGCCCCAGGCTACCACCATCAAGCTCCATCGCGTGGAGCTGGTACTGCCAGCTTTGACCATTCCCGCGAAAGGAACGATGCAGCTCGGGAATGGTTTCATGATCGATATGGCAGTGGCAACCGGCACAGTGTCGGTTGCCAGTCTTCCGGAATGGATGCCCAAAGGTGGGCTTGAGGCGGGCAACCTCGAAGTTTCGCTCGATATCAAAGGAAGGGAGACGGATTGGCGGACGTGGAAAATTGCCGGATGGATGGGGTTAACGAATGGGTTAATGCAGGCCAAAGGGATCGACGGGCACTTACAGGATCTCTATGCTCGTGTGAAGCTTGCCCGCAATGAGGTCGAACTCAAACGGCTGTCGTTTAAGGTCCATGGTAGCGACGTTGCCATAGAAGCTGTGATTCAAAATTGGATGACGAAACCGATCATCACCGGCAAGATCGAATCAAACCAATTGGATTTGAGCTTGGTCATTCCGAAGGGTGAACGGACTCCGATTCGTGAATTCCTCGAGACTCTGGCGGCCACCGGTCACCTTACGATGTCTGCATCCATCGCACGGGGGCATTACCGACACATGAAAGTCGGCGCGCTTACCGCGCGAATCAATATTCTGGACGGAGTGCTTGACATCGATCGTCTTTCCGCCGAGTCAACCCATGGGCAAGTGGCTGGACGGCTGGTGCTGCACCTTCCCCGAAAGGCACCGGCGGACTTTGATCTTTCGTTCCGGGCTACCGGCGTAGAATTTGAAGACTTGATGAGCCTGACCAACGCTCAGGTACATGGCGTATCAGGAGAGGCTCGCTTCAGCGGCATGCTTCGCGGTCATGGGCGCAATCCTCATGGGGTCTATCCCTCGTTAAATGGGAAAGTCGAGTTGTTGTTGGAAAACGGTCGTATCCTGAAATCGAACGAGCGGGCGATATGGAAGATTATTAGTTTGCTGAACCTCCCGGCTGTGCTGCAGGGAAAGGTGGATCTTGAAAAGGAGGGGCTGCCCTACAACAGGATTTCCGCGATCGTTGCCATTCAAGATGGGATGTTTCAGACGGAAAGCCTGATCATCGACAGCCCGATTCTGAAAATTACGGCTGCCGGGAATTACGATTTGCCGACCGACCAGCTGGATCTCGTCGTTGCCGTGAGTCCGTTCGGGTCATACTCACAATTCCTCAAGACGATTCCACTCTTTGGACGTATCGTGGCGGGCGATCGCAAGGGTATCGCCACGGCGATGTTCACCGTGAAGGGAGCGATGGAGAATCCAGACGTGACCTATCTGCCGGTGAAGTCCTTTGCGTCCGGTCTGTCGGGATTGGCCCAACTCGCGGTCGATGTCCTAACGAACACCCTGACGCTGCCGATAGATTTGGTAACGCCGGATGAAGAATCCGGAGTGCGACCAAAGGATATGACTTCGTCGCCGGCTCCTGCCGTGCCGTGA
- a CDS encoding mechanosensitive ion channel family protein: MIETYFNRFVDRSFEWISSSGLRIILITVGMLLLFSLLQRLVERFRRLCEGRLFGPMELKRADTLTQVIRDLARVVILGVGGMMVLSEVGVDLKPLLAAAGLGGLAIGFGAQSLVKDVISGFFILLEDSIRVGDVVEIAGVSGLVEEVKLRTIVLRDESGSIHVIPNGTINTVKNMTQLYSYYVFNIGIAYRESVDEVMALLKDIAEELRQDAEFAGDILEPLEMSGVERFADSAVIIKCRIKTKPIQQWRIGREMNRRIKNTFDAKGIEMPFPHQTIYWGAPKDGTAPPLYVVSGSSNPSVVR, from the coding sequence ATGATCGAAACCTATTTCAACCGATTCGTGGATCGTTCGTTCGAATGGATTTCTTCGTCAGGCCTACGGATTATTTTGATAACGGTCGGGATGCTCCTCTTATTTTCGCTCCTTCAACGACTCGTGGAGCGGTTTCGTCGTCTCTGTGAAGGACGGCTTTTCGGGCCGATGGAATTGAAACGGGCTGATACGCTGACTCAAGTCATCCGGGATCTCGCCCGCGTCGTCATTCTTGGAGTCGGGGGAATGATGGTGCTCTCGGAGGTCGGAGTGGATTTGAAACCCCTGCTGGCCGCGGCCGGGCTGGGCGGCCTGGCCATCGGTTTCGGCGCCCAAAGTTTGGTCAAGGATGTGATCTCGGGATTTTTCATTCTTCTCGAAGACTCGATCCGGGTTGGTGATGTGGTGGAGATTGCCGGGGTGAGCGGCTTGGTGGAAGAAGTGAAGCTGAGGACCATCGTGCTGCGTGATGAGTCCGGAAGCATTCATGTCATTCCGAACGGCACTATCAATACCGTGAAGAACATGACGCAACTCTATTCCTATTATGTCTTCAATATCGGCATCGCCTACAGGGAAAGCGTCGATGAGGTCATGGCCTTGCTGAAGGACATTGCCGAAGAATTGCGACAAGATGCCGAGTTTGCCGGCGATATCTTGGAACCGCTGGAGATGTCAGGAGTCGAACGGTTTGCCGATTCCGCCGTCATCATCAAATGCCGGATCAAGACCAAACCGATTCAGCAATGGCGGATCGGCCGCGAGATGAACCGCCGGATCAAGAACACCTTCGATGCCAAGGGTATCGAGATGCCTTTTCCTCACCAGACGATTTATTGGGGCGCGCCCAAGGATGGAACGGCGCCACCACTCTATGTGGTGAGCGGGTCGTCTAATCCCTCGGTCGTACGATGA
- the pgm gene encoding phosphoglucomutase (alpha-D-glucose-1,6-bisphosphate-dependent), which yields MAIHPFAGQPAPRSILVDIEKLLSAYWTEKPDASVREQRVSFGTSGHRGSSFKRSFNENHIAAITQAVCEYRSAQHTTGPLYLGKDTHALSEPAVVTALEILAANGVDVMIDKDGGFTPTPVISHAILTHNRGRTSGLADGIVITPSHNPPEDGGIKYNPPQGGPADTQITKWIEDRANVLLAANLQGMKRLPIEQARQASTTRRHDYIGAYVNDLINVVDMDAIRSARLRLGVDPLGGSGVAYWQPIVERYGLNIEVVNPTVDPTFRFMPLDWDGKIRMDCSSPYAMANLIALKDRFDVAFGNDADNDRHGIVTRSGLMNPNHYLAVSIAYLFANRPGWKSDAGIGKTLVSSSLIDRVAAKLNRKLVEVPVGFKWFVSGLLDGSLGFGGEESAGASFLRKDGTVWSTDKDGIIMDLLAAEMMAKTGRDPSELYRDLTNELGEPVYERIDAPATPEQKTILSKLSPDQVRATQLAGDKVTAMLTKAPGNGAAIGGLKVVTKSGWFAARPSGTEDVYKLYAESFKGKEHLKKIQEEAQALVATALASPT from the coding sequence ATGGCTATTCATCCTTTCGCCGGTCAGCCGGCACCCCGCTCAATCCTCGTGGATATCGAAAAGCTCTTGTCCGCGTATTGGACTGAGAAGCCGGACGCTTCAGTGCGAGAACAACGTGTGTCGTTCGGCACATCTGGACATCGCGGTTCTTCCTTCAAACGAAGCTTCAACGAGAACCATATCGCGGCCATCACTCAGGCCGTTTGCGAATACCGGTCGGCACAACACACGACCGGGCCGCTGTATTTGGGAAAAGATACACATGCTCTATCAGAGCCTGCGGTCGTGACAGCCCTGGAGATCCTCGCAGCGAATGGCGTTGATGTCATGATCGACAAGGACGGTGGGTTCACGCCGACACCGGTGATCTCTCATGCAATCCTCACGCACAACCGTGGCCGAACATCCGGTCTGGCCGACGGGATCGTCATCACGCCATCCCACAATCCGCCGGAAGACGGAGGCATCAAATACAACCCGCCACAAGGAGGCCCAGCCGATACACAGATCACGAAATGGATCGAGGATCGAGCCAATGTCCTTCTAGCCGCTAACCTTCAAGGAATGAAACGTCTTCCGATTGAACAGGCCCGACAGGCATCGACCACACGTCGACACGATTACATTGGAGCCTACGTGAACGATCTGATCAACGTCGTCGACATGGATGCTATCAGGTCCGCGAGGCTGAGGCTTGGGGTTGATCCGCTGGGCGGGTCCGGGGTGGCCTACTGGCAACCGATTGTCGAGCGTTACGGGCTGAATATCGAGGTCGTGAATCCGACTGTCGATCCAACGTTCCGCTTCATGCCCTTGGATTGGGACGGCAAGATCAGAATGGACTGCTCTTCCCCCTATGCCATGGCGAATTTGATCGCCTTGAAAGATCGCTTCGACGTGGCATTCGGGAATGATGCGGACAATGACCGACATGGGATCGTCACTCGTTCCGGCTTGATGAATCCGAACCATTACCTGGCCGTCTCGATTGCCTACCTCTTTGCCAACCGTCCCGGCTGGAAATCGGATGCCGGGATCGGCAAGACACTGGTGAGCAGCAGCCTCATCGATCGTGTGGCGGCCAAACTTAACCGAAAGTTGGTCGAAGTACCGGTTGGATTCAAGTGGTTTGTGAGTGGCCTGCTCGACGGGTCACTAGGTTTTGGCGGCGAAGAAAGCGCCGGCGCGTCATTCTTACGGAAAGATGGGACAGTATGGTCGACTGATAAGGACGGCATCATCATGGATCTGCTAGCAGCCGAAATGATGGCTAAGACCGGTCGCGATCCATCCGAATTATACCGAGACCTCACAAACGAGCTGGGTGAGCCGGTCTACGAACGGATAGATGCACCTGCCACGCCGGAGCAGAAAACGATTCTGTCGAAGCTGTCACCCGATCAAGTCAGAGCAACGCAGCTCGCCGGTGACAAGGTCACGGCCATGCTCACTAAGGCTCCCGGCAACGGCGCAGCCATCGGTGGCTTGAAGGTGGTGACCAAGAGCGGCTGGTTCGCCGCTAGGCCGTCCGGAACCGAAGATGTGTATAAACTCTACGCAGAGAGTTTTAAAGGGAAAGAGCATCTGAAGAAGATCCAGGAAGAAGCTCAGGCGCTCGTCGCCACCGCATTGGCCTCTCCCACATGA
- the lipA gene encoding lipoyl synthase: MSFIPFDRLRSSAITSHQPSADRRPRLPSWFKVQAKTGPNYLDVKQTMERLKLHTICEEAGCPNRWECWNARTATFLILGDICTRRCHYCSVETGRPLPVDEREPGRVAEAIQALNLRHAVITSVNRDELPDGGAWVFAETIRQTRRLNPACTIEVLIPDFEGDATALATVCAEKPEILNHNIETVRRLFPSIRPQGKYQRSIELLAKAKQHGMKTKSGLIVGMGETLDEAREVMRDLRAVDCDIMTIGQYLQPTRDHLPVARFYDPSEFALLKEEGLTMGFTHVESGPLVRSSYHAEQQVAG, translated from the coding sequence ATGAGCTTTATTCCTTTTGATCGTCTTCGGTCCTCCGCAATAACCAGCCATCAACCATCGGCTGATCGACGACCCCGCCTTCCTTCCTGGTTTAAAGTCCAGGCCAAGACTGGTCCGAATTATCTCGATGTCAAGCAGACCATGGAGCGACTCAAGCTCCATACGATATGCGAGGAGGCAGGTTGCCCGAACCGGTGGGAATGTTGGAATGCCCGTACCGCCACCTTCCTCATCCTGGGCGATATCTGCACCAGACGCTGTCACTACTGTTCTGTGGAGACAGGGAGGCCGCTTCCAGTAGATGAGAGAGAGCCAGGTCGTGTGGCAGAAGCAATCCAAGCCCTCAACCTGCGCCATGCCGTGATCACCTCGGTGAATCGTGACGAATTGCCTGATGGTGGAGCCTGGGTCTTTGCAGAAACGATTCGACAAACCAGGCGGCTGAATCCAGCCTGCACAATCGAGGTCCTGATACCGGATTTTGAAGGTGACGCTACTGCGCTGGCAACAGTTTGTGCGGAGAAGCCTGAAATCCTGAATCATAATATTGAAACCGTCAGGCGACTCTTCCCTTCAATCAGACCCCAGGGGAAGTATCAACGGTCGATCGAACTTCTTGCGAAGGCCAAACAGCACGGCATGAAGACGAAATCCGGTTTGATCGTAGGGATGGGCGAGACTCTCGACGAAGCGCGCGAAGTCATGCGCGACCTCCGAGCGGTCGATTGCGATATCATGACCATCGGCCAATATCTCCAACCGACGAGAGACCATCTGCCAGTCGCACGGTTTTACGATCCTTCCGAATTTGCGCTGCTGAAAGAGGAAGGCCTCACCATGGGCTTCACCCACGTGGAATCCGGTCCGCTCGTCCGCAGCTCCTATCACGCGGAGCAGCAGGTAGCTGGTTGA
- a CDS encoding PIG-L family deacetylase, protein MSRHIIVVSAHPDDMEIGMGGTVAKLVESQAPITSVVITDGGRSSNPFGFSEQRMAEVRREEALRAAHVLGVREVVFCDQPDAAEEIDVQAVKRKLVELLAHLQPDEIYALDEEGDRHPAHRLAGKLARESVRESGIVPAAGLWAYEVWGPLAAWDRIEYIDVQLAKKMAAIAEHHSQVATIPYGEGVLGLNRWRAVFADPAAQALAGVYAEVFRWVALTVQESESI, encoded by the coding sequence ATGAGTCGCCACATCATCGTTGTCAGCGCCCATCCGGACGATATGGAAATCGGGATGGGCGGGACGGTCGCCAAACTCGTCGAGTCTCAAGCACCCATCACGTCCGTCGTCATCACGGACGGTGGCCGTTCCTCGAATCCGTTTGGGTTCAGCGAGCAACGGATGGCCGAAGTCAGAAGGGAAGAGGCGCTGCGGGCCGCGCATGTGCTGGGGGTCCGTGAGGTCGTTTTTTGCGATCAACCGGATGCGGCGGAAGAGATCGATGTCCAGGCCGTCAAACGGAAACTGGTCGAACTATTAGCGCACCTGCAGCCAGACGAAATCTATGCATTGGACGAGGAAGGTGATCGACATCCAGCCCATCGGCTCGCCGGCAAATTGGCGAGGGAAAGCGTACGGGAGTCAGGCATCGTCCCGGCCGCCGGCCTCTGGGCATATGAAGTCTGGGGACCATTGGCGGCTTGGGACCGGATTGAATACATCGATGTGCAGCTGGCTAAGAAGATGGCGGCTATCGCGGAGCATCACAGTCAAGTGGCCACGATTCCCTATGGGGAAGGGGTCTTGGGGCTGAACCGCTGGCGTGCCGTGTTCGCCGATCCTGCAGCCCAGGCTCTGGCTGGCGTCTATGCGGAAGTCTTTCGATGGGTGGCTCTCACTGTGCAAGAATCAGAATCTATATAG
- a CDS encoding class I SAM-dependent methyltransferase: MSKQAPRWPLPKHDYWSTPFAESLLQHLALRPGLRILDVASGHGIPAFYLAEQVGPTGEVLAIDISAGQIARARAIQGSQLPWLRFECIDMRSLPPDLPTFDRVTGNLSVMFFRPNRFEAVRGLVERLNPGGQLVLTFPSYGTFDSLWQLVDQSMTRQGLTGERERFQIYLNERPSAQEGRTWLEKLDLERVEVIEYPLEVETGPGQQFLYHPLLRGGFLDDVYECFEDQSLADRFMTGIAQDISRFTPLIAQRCVLSGWKKIGSSA; this comes from the coding sequence ATGAGCAAGCAGGCTCCGCGCTGGCCTCTTCCGAAGCACGATTATTGGTCCACGCCATTCGCTGAATCGTTGCTGCAGCACCTCGCCCTTCGACCAGGGCTGCGGATCCTGGATGTCGCATCCGGCCACGGCATTCCTGCTTTCTATCTGGCTGAGCAAGTTGGTCCAACCGGTGAAGTGCTGGCGATTGACATCAGTGCCGGTCAGATTGCTCGTGCCAGGGCGATTCAAGGATCACAGCTACCATGGCTCCGCTTCGAATGTATAGACATGCGATCTCTGCCTCCTGATCTGCCGACCTTTGATCGCGTCACAGGAAATCTCTCCGTGATGTTCTTCCGCCCTAATAGATTCGAGGCTGTCCGTGGACTCGTCGAACGGCTTAACCCTGGTGGTCAGCTCGTCCTGACCTTTCCGTCCTATGGAACATTCGATTCACTGTGGCAACTGGTAGATCAATCAATGACCCGGCAGGGCCTGACAGGCGAGCGGGAGCGTTTTCAAATTTACCTAAACGAACGACCATCGGCACAAGAAGGGCGAACATGGCTCGAGAAACTCGATCTTGAGCGAGTCGAGGTGATCGAATATCCGCTCGAAGTTGAGACTGGTCCCGGACAACAGTTTCTGTATCACCCGCTCCTTCGAGGCGGGTTTCTCGATGACGTCTACGAATGTTTTGAGGATCAGTCCCTCGCCGACCGGTTCATGACCGGAATCGCTCAAGACATTTCTCGATTTACCCCGCTGATCGCGCAGCGCTGCGTGCTCTCAGGGTGGAAAAAGATTGGAAGTTCAGCCTGA